A genomic window from Microvirga sp. TS319 includes:
- a CDS encoding efflux RND transporter periplasmic adaptor subunit, with the protein MRVSGQLAVIALLGAAGFGGWYGYQNGYLGNQSTEQQGGPSGGRGGNRGGPSGPAAVEVDTVKTGRIVETREAVGTVRAYESITVTAKVAGVIDQIGFEEGQKVKAGDVLVQLDAAERQADIDQAIAESNRAVAQRNEVAIKLERAQALNRTGAGTTAQVEDLTAQLKSLDGAIASAQAQRKGAEARLQDLTIRAPFNGRVGTRSVSLGAYVAPGTRITSLDDLSKVRLDFAVPENLLGRLEPGQTVTALSAAYKSRTFKGKVSTIDPRVDQATRTARLTAEFDNPDEALKPGMFLAVRLEVSSNDEAVVVPEEAIVSEGLRHVVYPVKDNKVERRVITLGQRQGGKAEVVEGLQAGETIVILGVQRVRPGAEVIARPLGSGSGEPQGTPAADRQQPSRSSLNMPHAIGTAQAAEAK; encoded by the coding sequence ATGCGTGTGTCCGGTCAACTCGCCGTCATCGCCTTGCTGGGGGCAGCAGGGTTTGGCGGGTGGTATGGGTATCAGAACGGATACTTGGGAAACCAGTCGACGGAACAGCAGGGCGGGCCCTCCGGAGGGCGAGGCGGCAATCGCGGCGGGCCATCGGGCCCCGCAGCCGTGGAAGTGGATACTGTCAAGACGGGGCGCATCGTGGAAACCCGCGAGGCCGTCGGAACGGTGCGCGCCTATGAATCGATTACGGTCACCGCCAAGGTCGCGGGCGTCATCGACCAGATCGGGTTCGAGGAAGGCCAGAAGGTCAAAGCGGGCGATGTGCTGGTGCAGCTCGACGCCGCCGAGCGCCAAGCCGACATCGATCAGGCCATTGCCGAGTCGAACCGTGCCGTGGCTCAGCGCAACGAGGTCGCGATCAAGCTCGAGCGTGCCCAGGCCCTCAACCGCACCGGGGCGGGAACCACCGCCCAGGTCGAGGACCTCACCGCGCAGCTGAAATCTCTCGATGGGGCCATTGCGTCGGCCCAGGCGCAGCGCAAGGGCGCCGAAGCGCGGCTGCAGGATCTCACGATCCGGGCGCCCTTCAACGGTCGCGTCGGGACGCGCTCCGTTTCGCTCGGAGCCTATGTGGCGCCCGGGACCCGGATCACGTCCCTCGACGATCTCTCCAAGGTCCGGCTCGACTTCGCCGTGCCGGAAAATCTCCTCGGCCGTCTGGAGCCCGGGCAGACGGTGACGGCCCTTTCCGCCGCCTACAAGAGCCGCACGTTCAAGGGCAAGGTGTCCACAATCGATCCCCGCGTCGATCAGGCGACCCGCACGGCCCGCCTGACGGCCGAGTTCGACAATCCGGACGAGGCCCTCAAGCCCGGCATGTTCCTGGCGGTCCGGCTCGAAGTGTCGTCCAACGACGAGGCCGTCGTGGTGCCGGAAGAGGCCATCGTCAGCGAGGGCCTGCGCCACGTGGTTTACCCGGTGAAGGACAACAAGGTGGAGCGCCGCGTCATCACCCTCGGCCAACGCCAGGGCGGCAAGGCCGAGGTTGTCGAGGGCCTGCAGGCCGGCGAGACCATCGTGATCCTCGGCGTTCAGCGCGTGCGTCCCGGGGCCGAAGTGATCGCACGCCCGCTCGGCTCGGGCTCCGGCGAGCCGCAGGGAACCCCGGCCGCCGATCGCCAGCAACCCTCGCGCTCCTCGCTGAACATGCCGCACGCCATCGGCACGGCGCAGGCGGCCGAAGCGAAGTAG
- a CDS encoding efflux RND transporter permease subunit, with translation MQVSDLFIRRPVFAVVVSLLLIVGGLSALMNLPIREYPSVDRPVVSISTVYRGASNEVIESRVTEVIEGAVAGIEGIKQIRSQSRDERSSVTIEFDVSRDPEGATSDVRDAVFRVVGRLPDGVDQPVIRKVDDDASAIMWISVTSSTYDALELSDFLKRVYVDRLSTVPGVANVSLAGERRYSMRIWVDRPALAARGLTVQDLSAAIKRQNVELPGGRIESSQREFTVKTDSRLSSQQDFEHLIVSNKNGYLVRLGEVAKVEVGPEDNRFEFYEGGKVAMGLGVVRQSTANTLAVADGVRAELENLKSSLPPGTTAQISYDESQFISASIKGVLHTLMEGIGLVVLVILIFLRDWRSTIVAIVAIPVSIIAACMVMAYFNASINVLTLLAVVLAIGIVVDDAIVEIENVHRRIEEGQPPLLASFDGAREIGFAVIATTATLMAVFVPLAFMTGNTGQLFREFGITLAAAIFFSGIVARTLTPMMCSKLMVPAHGRIQTMTEPFFTGMNNVYRKILTRVLKAPLVILAVGFMVCLSAYGLFQTLPKTFAPTEDRGAIIVRIEAPEGSSLDYTRERVKEVERILLPYQKQGVVSSITSQVAPGYARPSPVNSGLIIVRLVPWEQRTMKQQDLVQEINRKVANFPGARVAPISPGSLGQRGPSKPIQFVLGGPDYNTLREWRDIVMQKAQETGLFVNMDSNYRESQPDIRVQIDRQRAADLGVSVEDIGSTLELMFGEREISTFVNRGEEYGVIMRGRAEDRATPNDLANTFVRATNGELVPLSSFVTLTESAAPQMLNRFDRMRSITIDASLQGNTSIGDGLAVLEQIVRDNLPADARIGYSGQSKDFLESSNAIYVTFGMALLVVFLVLAAQFESWINPFIIMLTVPLAVTGGLAALVLTGQSLNIYSQIGMILLIGLMTKNGILIVEFANQLRERGLSVWDAVIEASVLRLRPILMTSIAMIGGAIPLAWSTGAGAEARSAIGTVIVGGVTMSTLMTVLVVPAIYLLIGGYTKPATYVSDMLDKLRVQTGQRPHGEDIHVPQPPAHPAE, from the coding sequence ATGCAGGTTTCCGACCTCTTCATTCGCCGTCCCGTCTTCGCCGTCGTGGTGAGTCTGCTGCTGATCGTGGGCGGCCTGTCCGCGCTCATGAACCTGCCGATCCGCGAGTATCCAAGCGTCGACCGGCCGGTCGTGTCCATCTCGACCGTCTATCGCGGCGCTTCGAACGAGGTCATCGAGAGCCGCGTGACGGAGGTGATCGAAGGCGCCGTGGCAGGCATCGAGGGCATCAAGCAGATCCGTTCTCAGAGCCGCGACGAGCGCTCCTCCGTCACGATCGAGTTCGACGTGTCGCGCGACCCCGAAGGCGCGACCTCCGACGTGCGCGACGCTGTGTTCCGCGTCGTCGGCCGCCTGCCGGACGGGGTCGACCAGCCGGTGATCCGCAAAGTGGACGACGACGCGTCGGCGATCATGTGGATCAGCGTCACCTCCTCCACCTACGATGCCCTCGAACTCAGCGACTTCCTGAAACGCGTCTATGTCGACCGTCTCTCGACCGTCCCCGGTGTCGCCAACGTCTCGCTGGCCGGAGAGCGCCGGTATTCCATGCGCATCTGGGTCGACCGCCCTGCCCTGGCGGCGCGCGGGCTGACCGTGCAGGACCTGAGTGCCGCGATCAAGCGGCAGAACGTGGAGCTTCCGGGCGGCCGCATCGAATCCTCGCAGCGCGAATTCACGGTGAAGACGGATTCCCGCCTCTCCAGCCAGCAGGATTTCGAGCATCTCATCGTCTCGAACAAGAACGGATACCTCGTGCGCCTGGGCGAGGTCGCCAAGGTCGAGGTCGGTCCGGAGGACAATCGCTTCGAGTTCTATGAAGGCGGCAAGGTCGCCATGGGTCTCGGCGTGGTGCGCCAATCGACGGCCAACACCCTCGCAGTGGCCGACGGCGTGCGCGCGGAGCTGGAGAACCTGAAATCCTCCCTCCCCCCAGGCACCACGGCGCAGATCTCCTATGACGAGAGCCAGTTCATCAGCGCCTCCATCAAAGGCGTGCTGCACACGCTGATGGAGGGCATCGGCCTCGTGGTTCTGGTGATCCTGATCTTCCTGCGCGACTGGCGCTCCACCATCGTGGCCATCGTGGCGATTCCGGTATCGATCATCGCCGCCTGCATGGTGATGGCCTACTTCAACGCCTCCATCAATGTGCTGACGCTGCTCGCCGTGGTGCTTGCCATCGGCATCGTGGTGGACGACGCCATCGTGGAGATCGAGAACGTCCACCGCCGCATCGAGGAAGGCCAGCCGCCGCTTCTGGCCTCCTTCGACGGCGCGCGCGAGATCGGCTTCGCGGTCATCGCCACCACGGCCACGCTGATGGCCGTGTTCGTGCCGCTCGCCTTCATGACCGGCAATACCGGCCAGCTCTTCCGGGAATTCGGCATCACGCTCGCGGCCGCGATCTTCTTCTCCGGTATCGTGGCGCGCACGCTCACGCCGATGATGTGCTCGAAGCTGATGGTGCCCGCCCATGGCCGCATCCAGACGATGACCGAGCCCTTCTTCACGGGCATGAACAACGTCTACCGCAAGATCCTGACGCGGGTTCTCAAGGCGCCTCTCGTCATTCTCGCGGTCGGCTTCATGGTGTGTCTCTCGGCCTACGGATTGTTCCAGACGCTGCCGAAGACCTTCGCGCCGACGGAGGATCGCGGCGCCATCATCGTGCGCATCGAAGCCCCCGAAGGCTCGAGCCTCGACTACACCCGGGAGCGCGTGAAGGAAGTCGAGAGAATCCTTCTGCCCTATCAGAAGCAGGGTGTCGTCTCGTCCATCACCAGCCAGGTGGCGCCGGGATACGCCCGCCCCTCGCCGGTCAATTCCGGATTGATCATCGTGCGCCTCGTGCCGTGGGAGCAGCGCACGATGAAGCAGCAGGATCTGGTGCAGGAGATCAACCGCAAGGTCGCGAACTTCCCCGGCGCGCGCGTCGCCCCGATCAGCCCCGGCTCGCTGGGACAGCGTGGCCCGTCGAAGCCCATTCAGTTCGTGCTGGGCGGGCCTGACTACAACACCCTGCGCGAGTGGCGCGACATCGTCATGCAGAAGGCGCAGGAAACGGGACTGTTCGTGAACATGGATTCCAACTACCGGGAATCCCAGCCTGACATCCGCGTGCAGATCGACCGGCAGCGCGCGGCAGACCTCGGCGTCTCGGTGGAGGATATCGGCAGCACGCTCGAACTGATGTTCGGCGAGCGCGAGATCTCGACATTCGTCAATCGCGGCGAGGAATACGGCGTCATCATGCGGGGCCGCGCGGAAGACCGCGCGACGCCGAACGATCTCGCCAATACCTTCGTGCGCGCCACGAACGGCGAGCTCGTTCCCCTCTCGTCCTTCGTGACGCTAACGGAATCCGCGGCCCCGCAGATGCTCAACCGCTTCGACCGGATGCGCTCGATCACCATCGATGCCAGTCTCCAGGGCAACACCTCGATCGGCGACGGCCTCGCGGTCCTTGAGCAGATCGTGCGCGACAACCTGCCGGCGGACGCGCGCATCGGCTATTCGGGACAGTCGAAGGACTTCCTCGAATCCTCGAACGCGATCTATGTCACCTTCGGCATGGCGCTACTCGTGGTGTTCCTGGTTCTGGCGGCGCAGTTCGAGAGCTGGATCAACCCCTTCATCATCATGCTGACCGTGCCGCTCGCGGTCACGGGCGGCCTGGCGGCGCTCGTGCTCACGGGGCAGTCGCTCAACATCTACAGCCAGATCGGCATGATCCTGCTCATCGGCCTGATGACCAAGAACGGCATTCTCATCGTGGAATTCGCCAATCAGCTGCGTGAGCGGGGCTTGTCCGTGTGGGATGCGGTGATCGAGGCATCCGTGCTGCGCCTTCGCCCGATCCTCATGACGTCGATCGCCATGATCGGCGGCGCCATCCCGCTCGCCTGGTCCACGGGCGCGGGCGCGGAAGCCCGCAGCGCCATCGGCACGGTCATCGTCGGCGGCGTGACCATGTCGACCCTGATGACGGTGCTCGTGGTGCCGGCGATCTATCTCCTCATCGGCGGCTACACCAAGCCCGCGACTTACGTGAGCGATATGCTCGACAAGCTGCGGGTCCAGACCGGCCAGCGCCCGCACGGCGAGGACATCCATGTCCCGCAGCCGCCAGCCCATCCGGCGGAGTGA
- a CDS encoding outer membrane protein, whose protein sequence is MSIIKTTVLAGLIGMTASGTFAADLSRGMLPPVPVLVESTENWYLRGDVGYTRFTRPEADDTSGLIAGRMAREGVGDTAVLGAGIGYRFSPLFRADVTVDHRLSSRFTGLPTDAGFTTGSVFDRGRFQSSTAMLNVYVDVGTYRDFTPYVGAGLGVAYNVFGHYTRTTTDALGAVTQEHLSGGGDWTFAWALMAGIGYNLSDSFTLDLGYRYLSLGDVKTRGYAGGVGADVESIASHEVRLGVRYAFD, encoded by the coding sequence ATGAGCATCATCAAGACCACGGTTCTCGCTGGCCTGATCGGCATGACCGCGTCGGGGACCTTCGCGGCCGACCTCTCCCGCGGGATGCTGCCCCCCGTTCCCGTCCTCGTCGAGTCCACCGAGAACTGGTATTTGCGCGGCGACGTAGGCTACACCCGTTTCACGCGCCCGGAGGCCGATGACACATCGGGTCTCATCGCAGGCAGAATGGCCCGCGAAGGTGTCGGAGACACCGCCGTTCTCGGCGCCGGCATCGGTTACCGCTTCAGCCCTCTGTTTCGCGCCGACGTGACTGTGGATCACCGCTTATCCTCGCGCTTCACGGGCCTCCCGACGGATGCCGGTTTCACGACAGGATCGGTGTTCGACAGAGGACGCTTCCAGTCTTCGACCGCCATGCTCAACGTCTATGTCGATGTCGGCACCTATCGCGACTTCACGCCCTATGTGGGCGCGGGCCTCGGCGTGGCGTACAATGTGTTCGGTCACTATACCCGCACGACGACGGATGCTCTCGGGGCGGTCACTCAGGAGCATCTCTCCGGTGGCGGCGATTGGACCTTCGCCTGGGCCCTCATGGCGGGCATCGGCTACAATCTCTCGGACAGCTTCACTCTCGACCTCGGCTACCGCTATCTGAGCCTGGGCGACGTGAAGACCCGCGGCTATGCCGGCGGGGTAGGGGCCGACGTGGAATCCATTGCCTCGCACGAGGTGAGGCTGGGGGTGCGCTACGCCTTCGACTGA
- the glmM gene encoding phosphoglucosamine mutase, which translates to MRKYFGTDGIRGRANGIITPDLALRVGQAAGLMFSQTGDYRHRVVIGKDTRLSGYMIENALVAGFTSVGMDVLVLGPMPTPAVAMLTRSMRCDLGVMISASHNPYEDNGIKLFGPDGFKLNDDLEKRIEALIDSDLTTQLAGSAALGRAKRPESIHARYIEFAKRTLPRQVDLEGMRVVVDCANGAAYKVAPETLWELGAEVVSIGVEPNGFNINHEVGSTAPEALVHKVRELRADVGIALDGDADRVLIVDEKGQKVDGDQLMAVVARSWKEDGRLAQPGIVATIMSNLGLERYLNGLDLNLVRTAVGDRYVLEHMRAHGYNLGGEQSGHIIMSDYTTTGDGLVAALQLLAVVKNMGRTVSEVCHCFEPLPQILKNVRYKSGAPLQDASVIKAIESGRERLGASGRLVIRPSGTEPVIRVMGEGDNADLVTQVVDDVVDAVTRAASQVAA; encoded by the coding sequence ATGCGGAAGTACTTTGGGACCGATGGCATTCGGGGGCGGGCCAATGGGATCATCACGCCCGATCTGGCCCTGCGGGTGGGCCAGGCGGCGGGCCTTATGTTCAGCCAGACCGGCGATTACCGTCATCGGGTCGTCATCGGCAAGGACACGCGCCTGTCCGGCTACATGATCGAGAATGCCCTGGTGGCGGGTTTCACCTCCGTGGGGATGGACGTGCTGGTCCTGGGGCCCATGCCGACGCCGGCGGTGGCCATGCTCACGCGTTCCATGCGCTGCGATCTCGGCGTCATGATCTCCGCCTCGCACAATCCGTACGAGGACAACGGAATCAAGCTCTTTGGCCCAGACGGCTTCAAGCTCAACGATGATCTCGAAAAGCGGATCGAGGCTCTCATCGATTCGGACCTGACGACGCAGCTCGCAGGCTCCGCCGCCCTGGGACGCGCCAAGCGCCCGGAGAGCATCCATGCCCGCTATATCGAATTCGCCAAGCGCACCCTGCCGCGCCAGGTCGACCTGGAGGGCATGCGGGTCGTCGTCGATTGCGCCAACGGGGCAGCCTATAAGGTCGCGCCCGAAACCCTGTGGGAGCTCGGCGCCGAGGTCGTGAGCATCGGCGTGGAGCCCAACGGCTTCAACATCAATCACGAGGTCGGCTCGACCGCCCCCGAAGCCCTGGTCCATAAGGTGCGCGAGCTGCGCGCCGATGTGGGGATCGCGCTCGACGGCGACGCGGATCGCGTCCTTATCGTGGACGAGAAGGGCCAGAAGGTCGACGGCGACCAGCTCATGGCCGTCGTCGCCCGGTCCTGGAAGGAGGACGGGCGCCTCGCGCAGCCGGGGATCGTTGCGACGATCATGTCCAATCTGGGCCTGGAGCGCTACCTGAACGGGCTCGACCTCAACCTCGTGCGCACCGCCGTGGGTGACCGCTACGTGCTCGAACACATGCGCGCTCACGGCTACAATCTCGGCGGTGAGCAATCCGGCCACATCATCATGTCGGATTACACGACCACCGGCGACGGACTCGTCGCAGCGCTTCAGCTGCTCGCCGTGGTCAAGAACATGGGCAGAACCGTTTCCGAGGTCTGCCACTGCTTCGAGCCGCTTCCGCAGATTCTCAAGAACGTGCGCTACAAGTCCGGCGCGCCTTTGCAGGATGCCTCCGTGATCAAGGCCATCGAGTCCGGCCGCGAGCGGCTCGGAGCCTCCGGCCGCCTCGTCATCCGCCCCTCCGGTACGGAGCCGGTGATTCGCGTGATGGGCGAGGGCGACAATGCGGATCTCGTGACCCAGGTCGTGGACGACGTGGTGGACGCCGTGACCCGGGCCGCCTCCCAGGTCGCCGCCTGA
- the ftsH gene encoding ATP-dependent zinc metalloprotease FtsH — translation MNSNFRNFALWVVIFLLVLALVTLFQSPGHRGGGSDIAYSQLLNDADAGRITSVIISGPEISGTYNDGRTFSSYAPNDPTLVSKLQQKGVQITARPQSDSTPWFIAVLMNILPIALFIGAWVFLSRQMQNGAGRAMGFGKSKAKLLTEAHGRVTFDDVAGIDEAKEDLQEVVEFLRDPQKFQRLGGRIPRGVLLVGPPGTGKTLTARAVAGEANVPFFTISGSDFVEMFVGVGASRVRDMFEQAKKNAPCIIFIDEIDAVGRHRGAGLGGGNDEREQTLNQLLVEMDGFEANEGVIIIAATNRPDVLDPALLRPGRFDRQIVVPNPDVTGREKILRVHVRKVPLAPDVDLKVIARGTPGFSGADLMNLVNEAALLAARRGKRIVTMREFEDAKDKVMMGAERRTLVMTDDEKRLTAYHEAGHAIVALNVPATDPVHKATIIPRGRALGMVMQLPERDKLSMSFEQMTSRLAIMMGGRIAEEMIFGKEKVTSGAQSDIEQATRLARMMVTKWGFSPELGTVAYGENQDEVFLGMQMGRQQNVSEATAQKIDSEVRRLVETGLNDARTILTEKQQDLEALARGLLEYETLTGEEIRNLLDGQPPVRDAGGDSAAPARGSAVPSTRTGRPRENDGGMEPQPQA, via the coding sequence ATGAATTCAAATTTCCGCAACTTCGCCTTGTGGGTTGTCATTTTCCTGCTGGTGCTGGCGCTCGTCACCCTTTTCCAGAGCCCGGGCCATCGGGGCGGCGGCAGCGACATCGCCTATAGCCAGCTTCTGAACGATGCCGATGCGGGGCGCATCACGAGCGTCATCATCTCCGGCCCGGAGATCAGCGGCACCTATAACGATGGCCGTACGTTCTCGTCCTATGCGCCGAACGATCCCACTCTGGTCTCGAAGCTGCAGCAGAAGGGCGTGCAGATCACGGCTCGTCCGCAATCCGATTCGACCCCCTGGTTCATCGCCGTCCTGATGAACATCTTGCCCATCGCGCTTTTCATCGGAGCGTGGGTCTTCCTGTCGCGCCAGATGCAGAACGGCGCCGGCCGCGCCATGGGCTTCGGCAAGTCGAAGGCGAAGCTGCTGACGGAGGCGCATGGGCGGGTGACGTTTGACGACGTGGCGGGGATCGACGAGGCCAAGGAGGACCTGCAGGAGGTGGTGGAGTTTCTGCGCGATCCGCAGAAGTTCCAGCGTCTGGGCGGGCGGATTCCGCGCGGCGTGCTGCTGGTCGGCCCGCCCGGCACTGGCAAGACCCTGACGGCGCGCGCGGTGGCGGGCGAGGCCAATGTGCCGTTCTTCACGATCTCGGGCTCGGATTTCGTCGAGATGTTCGTCGGCGTCGGCGCGAGCCGGGTGCGCGACATGTTCGAGCAGGCCAAGAAGAACGCGCCGTGCATCATCTTCATCGACGAGATCGACGCGGTCGGGCGCCATCGCGGCGCCGGCCTGGGCGGCGGCAACGACGAGCGCGAGCAGACCCTCAACCAGCTGCTGGTCGAGATGGACGGGTTCGAGGCCAACGAGGGCGTCATCATCATCGCGGCCACCAACCGGCCCGACGTGCTCGATCCGGCGCTGCTGCGGCCGGGCCGCTTCGACCGCCAGATCGTGGTGCCCAACCCGGACGTGACCGGGCGCGAGAAGATCCTGCGGGTGCATGTGCGCAAGGTGCCGCTGGCGCCCGACGTCGACCTGAAGGTGATCGCGCGCGGCACGCCGGGGTTTTCCGGCGCCGATCTGATGAACCTGGTCAACGAGGCGGCGCTGCTGGCGGCGCGGCGCGGCAAGCGCATCGTGACGATGCGCGAGTTCGAGGACGCCAAGGACAAGGTGATGATGGGGGCCGAGCGGCGCACCCTGGTGATGACCGACGACGAGAAGCGGCTGACCGCCTATCACGAGGCCGGGCATGCGATCGTGGCGCTGAACGTGCCGGCGACCGACCCGGTGCACAAGGCGACGATCATTCCGCGCGGGCGGGCCCTGGGCATGGTGATGCAGCTGCCTGAGCGCGACAAGCTGTCGATGAGCTTCGAGCAGATGACCTCGCGGCTGGCGATCATGATGGGCGGGCGGATTGCCGAGGAGATGATCTTCGGCAAGGAGAAGGTGACCTCGGGGGCGCAGTCGGACATCGAGCAGGCGACGCGGCTGGCCCGGATGATGGTGACCAAGTGGGGGTTTTCGCCGGAGCTGGGCACGGTGGCCTATGGCGAGAACCAGGACGAGGTGTTTCTGGGCATGCAGATGGGGCGCCAGCAGAACGTGTCGGAGGCGACCGCGCAGAAGATCGACTCGGAGGTGCGGCGTCTGGTCGAGACCGGGCTCAACGATGCGCGCACGATTTTGACCGAGAAGCAGCAGGATCTCGAGGCGCTGGCGCGCGGGCTGTTGGAGTACGAGACCTTGACCGGCGAGGAGATCCGCAACCTGCTCGACGGGCAGCCGCCGGTGCGCGATGCCGGCGGCGACAGCGCCGCCCCGGCGCGCGGCTCGGCCGTGCCCTCGACCCGCACCGGCCGCCCCAGAGAAAACGACGGGGGCATGGAGCCTCAGCCCCAGGCCTAA
- the tilS gene encoding tRNA lysidine(34) synthetase TilS yields the protein MHLIQADQSSTRTVAAPAPDDLLPMDDPELLFSNLSHATGILAAVSGGPDSVAMMHLLALWGSERRPPVLIATVDHGLRPAAAEEAAFVGREAAALGFPHRTLVWAGEKPRTGLQEEAREARYRLLVRQARAAGASHLVTAHTLDDQAETILMRLARGSGLKGLKGMRRERDLDGIVHARPLLDHPKAALLDLCRRNGWRFVTDPSNADERFARVRWRKLLPLLAGEGLTADRLALLARRAGQADEALDIKARQALETADPVAGEGAEGALSFRASCLAEEPFEIGLRILELSLSRIGLENCRLQRLETGLERLRAAILAEEGLRFTLAGALLRLDQTGRLSLRPEPPRSRGR from the coding sequence GTGCACCTGATTCAGGCCGACCAGTCGAGCACCCGAACCGTGGCCGCTCCTGCGCCTGACGATCTGCTCCCGATGGACGATCCGGAGCTTCTCTTTTCGAATTTAAGCCACGCCACGGGGATCCTGGCGGCCGTTTCCGGCGGCCCCGATTCCGTGGCCATGATGCATCTGCTCGCCCTCTGGGGCTCCGAGCGGCGCCCTCCCGTCCTCATCGCCACTGTCGATCACGGCCTGCGGCCCGCAGCCGCCGAGGAGGCCGCCTTCGTAGGCCGGGAGGCGGCGGCCTTGGGTTTCCCCCATCGCACCCTCGTCTGGGCGGGCGAGAAGCCGCGAACCGGCCTGCAGGAGGAAGCACGCGAGGCGCGCTACCGCCTGCTCGTCCGGCAGGCCCGCGCGGCGGGCGCGTCCCATCTCGTCACCGCCCATACCCTGGACGACCAAGCCGAGACGATCCTCATGCGCCTCGCCAGGGGGTCCGGCCTGAAAGGCCTCAAGGGCATGCGCCGGGAGCGGGACCTGGACGGGATCGTCCACGCGAGGCCGCTTCTCGATCACCCCAAGGCGGCTTTGCTCGATCTCTGCCGGCGGAATGGCTGGCGATTCGTGACCGATCCGTCCAATGCGGACGAGCGCTTTGCCCGGGTGCGCTGGCGCAAGCTGCTGCCGCTTCTGGCCGGGGAGGGGCTGACGGCCGACCGGCTGGCGCTTCTGGCGCGGCGGGCGGGTCAGGCGGACGAGGCCCTGGACATCAAGGCTCGCCAGGCGCTGGAGACCGCGGATCCGGTCGCGGGCGAGGGCGCAGAGGGCGCATTGTCCTTCCGGGCATCATGCCTTGCTGAGGAGCCGTTCGAGATCGGCCTGCGGATTCTGGAGCTGTCCTTAAGCCGGATCGGGCTCGAGAACTGCCGCCTGCAGCGTCTCGAAACCGGCCTGGAGCGTCTGCGGGCCGCGATCCTGGCCGAGGAGGGGCTGCGCTTCACGCTCGCGGGGGCCCTCCTTCGCCTCGACCAGACGGGACGCTTGAGTCTGAGGCCGGAACCGCCCCGTTCACGGGGCCGTTAG
- the ybgF gene encoding tol-pal system protein YbgF has product MLRRILVFFALALASAGPLASAGPAAAQDAADAIVRINRLENQMRQMSGQLEQLQYENRQLKDQLRKFQEDVEFRFQESGGRGGSKASPSAAPAPRPAQPQAQPQTTPQRRSDVFDPSQDPYAPGAPRPLGATPPSAPLAGTEMGGQGEQFAGIGDLIEEEDQTAPGGAIGSGMPLPQGALPGRPGPSVAATSTGDPRADFDVAYASFAQKDYDQAEMGFRRFLQSNPRDGLVPEATFWLGETYLQRGRYREAAEQFLSVSADHPSAAKAPDSLLRLGMALNGLGARDRACAVFAELDRKYPQASANVRQGSDREQKRNKCT; this is encoded by the coding sequence ATGTTACGACGAATCCTTGTCTTTTTCGCTCTGGCTCTGGCCTCGGCAGGTCCTCTGGCCTCGGCAGGTCCTGCCGCCGCGCAGGACGCGGCCGATGCCATCGTGCGCATCAACCGGCTCGAGAACCAGATGCGCCAGATGTCCGGCCAGCTCGAGCAGCTCCAATACGAGAACCGCCAGCTGAAGGATCAGCTGCGGAAGTTCCAGGAGGATGTGGAGTTCCGCTTCCAGGAGAGCGGCGGCCGCGGCGGCTCCAAGGCCTCGCCCTCGGCAGCGCCGGCACCTCGCCCGGCGCAGCCGCAGGCCCAGCCGCAGACGACGCCCCAGCGGCGCAGCGACGTGTTCGATCCGTCGCAGGATCCCTATGCCCCGGGCGCTCCCCGCCCGCTGGGCGCCACGCCCCCCTCCGCGCCCCTGGCCGGCACTGAGATGGGCGGGCAGGGCGAGCAATTCGCCGGGATCGGCGATCTGATCGAGGAGGAGGACCAGACGGCGCCCGGCGGTGCGATCGGCAGCGGGATGCCTCTGCCTCAGGGCGCTCTTCCAGGACGGCCCGGCCCAAGCGTGGCGGCAACCAGCACAGGGGATCCCCGGGCCGATTTCGATGTGGCCTATGCCTCCTTTGCACAGAAGGACTACGACCAAGCCGAGATGGGCTTTCGCCGCTTCCTTCAATCAAACCCGCGCGACGGATTGGTGCCGGAGGCCACGTTCTGGCTCGGCGAAACCTATTTGCAGCGTGGCCGCTATCGGGAGGCCGCCGAGCAGTTTCTGAGCGTTTCCGCGGATCATCCGAGTGCCGCCAAGGCTCCTGATTCGCTGCTTCGCCTCGGCATGGCCCTCAACGGGCTGGGCGCCCGGGACCGGGCCTGCGCCGTTTTCGCCGAGCTCGACCGCAAGTACCCGCAGGCCTCCGCCAATGTGCGCCAGGGCTCCGACCGCGAGCAGAAGCGCAACAAGTGCACCTGA